In Janthinobacterium sp. 67, a genomic segment contains:
- a CDS encoding Gfo/Idh/MocA family protein, translating into MTTQFNRRNFLSASAALAGGAMAGSTLLPGEANAAPAAGRDKVRLGLIGTGMRGQVLLAELVRRDDVEVVALCDIEPIMLKHALGQVAKAGKPRPRTYGEDRDQKAYKRMLDAGGLDGVIIATPWEFHAPMAIAAMQAKIAVGCEVVAGITLQDHWDVLNTQLKTGTPYMLLENVCYRRDVMAALQMVRAGLFGELLHLQGGYQHDLRAVKFNSGNPAKPYGGGVEFGEKGWSEAHWRTQHSVERNGELYPSHGIGPCAMYTNINRGNRFTRINAFATKARGLHDYIVKQPGGAQHANAKVKFKLGDVVTTTLACENGETIILQHDTSLPRPYSLGFRVQGTDGLWMDLNNSIHIEGVSKPHQWDDFKTYQDKYDHPVWRKYAAQAEGAGHGGMDFFVIHAFVEALKANAPMPIDIYDAVTWSAITPLSEQSIAANFQTLDFPDFTGGQWKSRKPIFALDGKY; encoded by the coding sequence ATGACGACACAATTCAATCGACGCAATTTCCTGTCCGCCAGCGCCGCGCTGGCCGGTGGCGCCATGGCCGGCAGCACTTTGCTGCCTGGCGAGGCCAACGCCGCACCCGCCGCCGGCCGCGACAAGGTCCGCCTGGGCCTGATCGGCACGGGCATGCGGGGACAGGTACTGCTGGCCGAACTGGTGCGCCGCGACGACGTGGAAGTGGTGGCCCTGTGCGACATCGAACCGATCATGCTGAAGCACGCGCTGGGCCAGGTGGCCAAGGCCGGCAAGCCGCGTCCGCGCACGTACGGCGAAGACCGCGACCAGAAAGCGTACAAGCGCATGCTGGACGCGGGCGGCCTCGATGGCGTGATCATCGCCACGCCGTGGGAATTCCATGCGCCGATGGCGATCGCCGCCATGCAGGCGAAGATCGCCGTCGGCTGCGAAGTGGTGGCCGGCATCACCCTGCAAGACCACTGGGACGTCCTGAACACCCAGCTGAAGACGGGCACGCCGTACATGTTGCTGGAAAACGTGTGCTACCGCCGCGATGTGATGGCCGCGCTGCAGATGGTGCGCGCGGGCCTGTTTGGCGAACTGCTGCACCTGCAGGGCGGCTACCAGCATGATTTGCGCGCCGTGAAATTCAACAGCGGCAATCCGGCCAAGCCGTATGGCGGCGGCGTGGAATTCGGCGAGAAGGGCTGGTCGGAAGCCCATTGGCGCACGCAGCACTCGGTCGAGCGCAATGGCGAGCTGTATCCTAGCCACGGCATCGGCCCGTGCGCCATGTACACCAACATCAACCGCGGCAACCGTTTTACGCGCATCAACGCCTTCGCCACCAAGGCGCGCGGCTTGCACGACTACATCGTCAAGCAGCCGGGCGGCGCGCAGCATGCGAACGCCAAGGTGAAATTCAAGCTGGGCGACGTGGTCACCACCACCCTGGCGTGCGAGAACGGCGAAACCATCATCCTGCAGCACGATACGAGCCTGCCGCGCCCGTACTCGCTGGGCTTCCGCGTGCAGGGCACGGACGGCCTGTGGATGGACTTGAACAATTCGATCCACATCGAAGGCGTCAGCAAACCGCACCAGTGGGATGACTTCAAGACCTACCAGGACAAATATGACCACCCGGTGTGGCGCAAATACGCGGCGCAGGCGGAAGGCGCGGGCCACGGCGGCATGGACTTTTTCGTCATCCACGCCTTTGTCGAAGCGCTCAAGGCGAATGCGCCTATGCCGATCGATATCTACGATGCCGTGACGTGGAGCGCCATCACGCCGCTGTCCGAACAGTCGATCGCGGCCAACTTCCAGACCCTGGACTTCCCGGACTTCACGGGCGGGCAGTGGAAATCGCGCAAGCCGATCTTCGCGCTCGACGGCAAGTACTAA
- a CDS encoding DUF3472 domain-containing protein: MKHRSSLLYAILPAMPLLLAACGGATATGNGNTALLAASVAAPATTATVELAGNAFITSGDAGAVINERGLAGWSSPDAVASTYFRVAEAGPVQVALDASLADGGNSTIRVKINGTPFDVKLAGKERKTYAVGTVNVPAAGYVKVDMQGLTRVKGTFGDVAALKVTSNAALTYANDPANYYWSRRGPSVHMGYTVPANTEYFYNEMTIPKGQDAIGSYFMANGFSQGYMGIQVKSPSERWILFSVWDADNGAKTTLVSKGAGVVDNAFGGEGTGGQTYLSYNWAAGTTYRFITRARPDGNGGSDYSAWFFAPETGKWRYIATWKRPAISTYLTGVHSFLENFIDTLGYTERRVQFGNQWARKVSGTWSEVTAGRFTGDATATNAQRMDYAGGLENGKFYLRNGGFFADYVKTSQNFTRPATGQAPAVDVSALPMQ; encoded by the coding sequence ATGAAACACAGAAGTTCATTACTCTATGCCATCCTTCCCGCCATGCCCTTGCTGCTGGCAGCCTGCGGCGGCGCCACCGCCACGGGCAACGGCAATACGGCCTTGCTGGCGGCCAGCGTGGCGGCGCCCGCCACGACGGCGACCGTGGAACTGGCCGGCAACGCCTTCATCACCAGCGGGGATGCAGGCGCCGTCATCAACGAGCGCGGCCTGGCCGGCTGGAGCAGCCCCGATGCCGTCGCCAGCACGTATTTCCGCGTGGCCGAGGCGGGACCCGTGCAGGTGGCGCTCGACGCCAGCCTGGCCGATGGCGGCAACAGCACCATCCGCGTGAAGATCAACGGCACGCCGTTCGACGTCAAGCTGGCCGGCAAGGAGCGCAAGACCTATGCCGTCGGCACGGTCAATGTGCCGGCCGCCGGCTATGTGAAGGTCGACATGCAGGGCTTGACACGCGTGAAGGGCACGTTCGGCGACGTGGCGGCGCTGAAGGTGACGTCGAACGCCGCGCTCACCTACGCGAATGATCCCGCCAATTACTACTGGTCGCGGCGCGGCCCGTCCGTGCACATGGGCTATACGGTGCCGGCCAATACCGAGTATTTCTATAACGAGATGACGATTCCCAAGGGCCAGGACGCCATCGGCTCCTACTTCATGGCCAATGGCTTCAGCCAGGGCTACATGGGCATCCAGGTGAAGTCGCCGAGCGAGCGCTGGATCTTGTTTTCCGTGTGGGACGCCGACAATGGCGCCAAGACCACCCTGGTCAGCAAGGGCGCCGGCGTGGTCGACAACGCCTTTGGCGGCGAGGGCACGGGCGGGCAGACCTATCTGTCGTATAACTGGGCGGCCGGCACGACGTACCGCTTCATCACGCGCGCGCGGCCCGACGGCAATGGCGGCAGCGATTACTCGGCCTGGTTCTTCGCGCCCGAGACGGGCAAGTGGCGCTACATCGCCACGTGGAAGCGGCCCGCGATCTCCACGTACCTGACGGGCGTGCATTCCTTCCTCGAGAACTTCATCGATACCCTGGGCTACACGGAGCGCCGCGTCCAGTTCGGCAACCAGTGGGCGAGGAAAGTTTCCGGTACCTGGTCGGAAGTGACGGCCGGGAGGTTCACGGGCGACGCCACGGCCACGAATGCACAGCGCATGGATTATGCGGGCGGGCTGGAAAACGGCAAGTTCTACCTGCGTAACGGCGGCTTCTTCGCCGACTACGTGAAGACCAGCCAGAACTTCACGCGCCCAGCCACGGGCCAGGCGCCTGCCGTCGACGTGAGCGCCTTGCCGATGCAGTAA
- a CDS encoding SirB2 family protein → MDYLSLKHFHMGCAAASGCLFLLRGAWMLRASPALQQRWVKVLPHLVDTALLASAITLAVWSGQSPGSQPWLAAKLCALVAYIVLGTIALKRGKTPAVRGTAFALAVLVFAYIVGVAVTKQAWPL, encoded by the coding sequence ATGGACTATCTGAGCCTCAAGCATTTCCACATGGGCTGCGCCGCCGCCAGCGGTTGCCTTTTCCTCTTGCGCGGCGCGTGGATGCTGCGCGCCTCGCCCGCCCTGCAGCAGCGCTGGGTCAAAGTGCTGCCGCACCTGGTCGACACGGCCTTGCTGGCCAGCGCCATCACCCTGGCCGTATGGAGCGGCCAGTCGCCCGGCAGCCAGCCCTGGCTGGCCGCCAAGCTGTGCGCGCTGGTGGCCTACATCGTGCTGGGCACCATCGCCCTGAAACGGGGCAAGACGCCAGCCGTGCGCGGCACCGCCTTCGCGCTCGCCGTGCTGGTCTTCGCCTACATCGTCGGCGTGGCCGTCACCAAGCAGGCCTGGCCGCTCTGA
- a CDS encoding GNAT family N-acetyltransferase, which yields MQDIHEADGIITRAALPGDVDAMLACDAYAQAHPSRGEAVRAAVGQGHCQVAIRAGQVAGYVLTRDDFFDYGFVSLVVVSPAHQRCGVGVRLLAAAAAVCQTDKIFTSTNQSNGAAQRLFASAGFMRSGQIDHLDEGDPELVYMKWCR from the coding sequence ATGCAAGACATTCACGAAGCAGACGGGATCATCACGCGCGCGGCGCTGCCGGGCGACGTGGACGCCATGCTGGCCTGCGATGCGTATGCGCAGGCGCACCCCAGCCGGGGCGAGGCCGTGCGCGCCGCCGTCGGCCAGGGGCACTGCCAGGTGGCCATCCGGGCCGGCCAGGTGGCAGGCTATGTCCTCACGCGCGACGATTTTTTCGATTACGGCTTTGTCTCGCTGGTGGTGGTCTCGCCCGCGCATCAGCGCTGCGGCGTGGGCGTGCGCCTGCTGGCCGCCGCCGCAGCCGTGTGCCAGACAGACAAAATATTCACCTCGACGAACCAGTCCAACGGCGCCGCGCAACGGCTGTTCGCCAGCGCGGGTTTCATGCGCAGCGGCCAGATCGACCATCTCGACGAGGGAGACCCGGAGCTCGTGTACATGAAATGGTGCCGCTGA
- a CDS encoding MFS transporter: MRRKQASVLISSTFAFTICFAVWMMFAVLGIPIKSSLGLTETQFGLLAAMPVLTGSLVRVPLGIWTDKYGGRRVFFWLMLASVLPIYLISYATAYWHFLVLGMFVGLAGGSFSVGTPYVARWYEKERRGLAMGIFGAGNSGSALTKFVAPGIVAAFGWQMLPKVYAVAMLATAIIFWLFSYTDKSHLAPSGESFSAQMKVLKDPRVWRYCQYYSVVFGGYVALALWMTKYYVAEYGFDLKHAALLAACFSLPGGVLRAMGGWISDKYGAAKVTWAVMWVCWVCFFLLSYPQTQMVVETVTGPLAFHIGLSPLWFTVLLFIVGIAMAVGKASVFKFIGDDFSDNIGAVSGVVGLAGGLGGFILPVMFGALVDFTGVRSSSFMLLYGTVCVSLVWMYFSFKPLRAAPTNQLAGAKA; the protein is encoded by the coding sequence ATGCGGCGCAAGCAGGCGTCCGTGCTGATCAGCAGCACCTTCGCATTTACCATCTGCTTCGCCGTATGGATGATGTTTGCCGTACTGGGCATCCCCATCAAGAGCAGCCTGGGCTTGACTGAAACACAATTCGGCCTGCTGGCCGCCATGCCCGTGCTGACGGGTTCCCTCGTGCGCGTGCCCTTGGGCATCTGGACGGACAAATACGGCGGACGCCGCGTCTTCTTCTGGCTGATGCTGGCCAGCGTGCTGCCGATCTACCTGATCTCCTACGCCACCGCCTACTGGCACTTCCTCGTGCTGGGCATGTTCGTGGGCCTGGCGGGCGGCTCGTTTTCCGTCGGCACGCCCTACGTGGCGCGCTGGTATGAAAAGGAGCGCCGCGGCCTGGCCATGGGCATCTTCGGCGCCGGCAACTCCGGTTCCGCGCTGACCAAGTTCGTCGCCCCCGGCATCGTCGCCGCCTTCGGCTGGCAGATGCTGCCCAAGGTGTATGCGGTAGCCATGCTGGCCACGGCCATCATCTTCTGGCTGTTTTCGTACACGGACAAATCGCACCTGGCGCCATCGGGCGAAAGCTTCAGCGCGCAGATGAAGGTGCTGAAGGACCCGCGCGTATGGCGCTACTGCCAGTACTACTCGGTGGTGTTCGGCGGCTACGTGGCGCTGGCGCTGTGGATGACGAAGTATTACGTGGCCGAATACGGTTTTGATTTGAAACACGCGGCGCTGCTGGCCGCCTGCTTCTCGCTGCCGGGCGGCGTGCTGCGCGCCATGGGCGGCTGGATCTCCGACAAATACGGCGCGGCGAAAGTCACCTGGGCCGTGATGTGGGTGTGCTGGGTGTGCTTCTTCCTGCTGTCGTATCCGCAAACACAGATGGTCGTGGAAACCGTCACCGGTCCGCTGGCCTTCCATATCGGCCTGTCGCCGCTGTGGTTCACCGTGCTGCTGTTCATCGTCGGCATCGCCATGGCCGTGGGCAAGGCGTCCGTCTTCAAGTTCATCGGTGATGATTTTTCCGACAACATCGGCGCCGTCTCGGGCGTGGTCGGCCTGGCCGGCGGCTTGGGCGGCTTCATCCTGCCCGTGATGTTCGGCGCCCTGGTGGACTTCACGGGCGTGCGATCGAGCTCCTTCATGCTCCTGTACGGCACCGTCTGCGTCTCCCTCGTCTGGATGTATTTCTCGTTCAAGCCGCTGCGCGCGGCACCTACCAACCAACTCGCAGGAGCTAAAGCATGA
- a CDS encoding NarK family nitrate/nitrite MFS transporter, whose product MSRYMINTWEPETPSFWQNTGKATAARNLWISIPALLLAFAVWMVWSVVVVNLPNIGFTYSNNQLFWLTALPGLSGATLRIFYSFMVPIFGGRRWTAISTGSLLIPAIGIGLAVQDVNTGYPTMLILALLCGFGGGNFASSMANISFFYPKASKGFALGMNAGLGNLGVSVVQFVVPLVITFAVFGAWGGDSLTWVKNGVSKEMWLQNAGFIWVPFIALSTLLAWFGMNDLASAKASFSEQAVIFKRKHNWLMCWLYTGTFGSFIGYSAAFPLLIKIQFPDVNPLDYAFLGPLVGALARVAGGVISDKLGGARVTLWSFLLMIAAVLGVLYFMPQGGVGGSFNGFFWMFMLLFAGTGIGNASTFRMIPVIFLTEHQRAAAGKGKAAQEQAIVDANKEGAAVLGFTSAVAAYGAFFIPKSYGTSIALTGSPDAALWCFIGFYVSCIAITWWCYARKNAPMPC is encoded by the coding sequence ATGAGCCGCTACATGATCAATACGTGGGAGCCGGAAACCCCGAGCTTCTGGCAAAACACGGGCAAGGCCACGGCCGCGCGCAATCTGTGGATCTCGATCCCCGCGCTGCTGCTGGCATTCGCCGTGTGGATGGTGTGGAGCGTGGTGGTGGTCAACCTGCCCAACATCGGCTTCACCTACAGTAACAACCAGCTGTTCTGGCTGACGGCCTTGCCGGGCCTGTCCGGCGCCACCTTGCGCATCTTTTATTCATTCATGGTGCCGATCTTCGGCGGGCGCCGCTGGACGGCCATTTCCACGGGTTCGCTCCTGATTCCCGCCATCGGCATCGGCCTGGCCGTGCAGGATGTGAACACGGGCTACCCGACCATGCTGATCCTGGCCCTGCTGTGCGGCTTCGGCGGCGGCAATTTCGCTTCGTCGATGGCCAACATCAGCTTTTTCTATCCGAAGGCAAGCAAGGGTTTCGCGCTGGGCATGAATGCGGGCCTGGGCAACTTGGGCGTGTCGGTGGTGCAGTTCGTCGTGCCGCTGGTGATCACGTTTGCCGTCTTCGGCGCCTGGGGTGGCGATTCGCTCACCTGGGTCAAGAATGGCGTGAGCAAGGAGATGTGGCTGCAAAACGCGGGCTTCATCTGGGTGCCGTTCATCGCGCTGTCGACCTTGCTGGCCTGGTTCGGCATGAATGACCTGGCATCGGCCAAGGCGTCGTTTTCCGAGCAGGCCGTGATCTTCAAGCGCAAGCACAACTGGCTCATGTGCTGGCTGTACACGGGCACCTTCGGCTCCTTCATCGGTTATTCGGCCGCGTTTCCGCTGCTGATCAAGATCCAGTTCCCCGACGTGAACCCGCTCGATTACGCCTTCCTCGGCCCCCTCGTCGGTGCCCTGGCGCGCGTCGCCGGCGGCGTGATTTCCGACAAACTGGGCGGCGCCAGAGTCACCCTGTGGTCCTTCCTGCTGATGATAGCCGCCGTGCTGGGCGTGCTGTACTTCATGCCGCAAGGCGGAGTGGGTGGCAGTTTCAATGGCTTCTTCTGGATGTTCATGCTGCTGTTCGCCGGCACGGGCATCGGCAACGCGTCGACCTTCCGCATGATCCCCGTGATCTTTTTGACCGAACACCAGCGCGCTGCGGCCGGCAAGGGCAAGGCGGCGCAGGAGCAAGCCATCGTCGACGCCAACAAGGAAGGCGCCGCCGTCCTGGGCTTCACGTCGGCCGTGGCGGCCTACGGCGCCTTCTTCATCCCGAAAAGCTATGGCACCTCGATTGCGCTGACGGGCAGCCCCGACGCGGCCCTGTGGTGCTTCATCGGCTTTTATGTCAGCTGCATCGCGATCACCTGGTGGTGCTATGCGCGCAAGAACGCGCCTATGCCTTGCTAG
- a CDS encoding carbonic anhydrase — protein sequence MEELEKFVNGFSLFQQQYFSEPQTLYDSLRDGQRPSTLLIGCCDSRVDPMLLTGSDPGDMFVVRNIANLVPPCTPEAPPGVSSAIEFAVCKLEVARVIVLGHARCGGIRALLEPQPRAEGQETDFVGQWMRIAEPVAQRVRRELAHRSSAEQHHACELASILQSLDNLLTYPWLKRRVEQGVLKLHGWYFDIDSGALMAYSARQQQFLPLVCPIERARHLHERPWPDAGR from the coding sequence ATGGAAGAACTGGAAAAATTCGTCAACGGCTTCAGCCTGTTTCAACAGCAGTATTTCAGCGAGCCGCAAACCTTGTACGACAGCCTGCGCGACGGGCAGCGGCCCTCGACCCTGCTCATCGGCTGCTGCGATTCAAGGGTCGACCCCATGCTGCTGACGGGCAGCGACCCGGGCGACATGTTCGTCGTGCGCAATATCGCCAACCTCGTGCCGCCGTGCACGCCCGAGGCGCCACCCGGCGTCAGTTCGGCCATCGAGTTCGCCGTCTGCAAGCTCGAAGTGGCGAGGGTCATCGTGCTCGGACATGCGCGCTGCGGCGGCATCCGCGCGCTGCTGGAACCGCAGCCGCGCGCGGAGGGGCAGGAAACGGACTTCGTGGGACAGTGGATGCGCATCGCCGAACCGGTGGCGCAAAGAGTGCGGCGCGAGCTGGCGCACCGCTCGTCGGCGGAACAGCACCACGCGTGCGAACTGGCCAGCATATTGCAGTCGCTGGACAATCTGCTCACCTACCCGTGGCTCAAGCGCCGGGTGGAGCAGGGTGTGTTGAAATTGCATGGATGGTATTTCGACATCGACAGCGGGGCGCTGATGGCGTATTCGGCGCGCCAGCAGCAGTTCTTGCCCCTCGTGTGTCCAATAGAAAGGGCGCGTCATTTGCACGAGCGCCCTTGGCCCGATGCGGGCAGGTAA
- a CDS encoding ribonucleotide reductase subunit alpha — translation MSITDYASLLRSARNQEQPQRLLFTFTQAQAQPGGQGKSLTPVMCADKLPEELDSFETLKEESKQMQTHWDVVFVAGLAGREGQPPAAQECEAPLRAMVTAIEQGRIDSLLAFDRSGDLLRFS, via the coding sequence ATGAGCATTACCGATTACGCCAGCCTGCTGCGCAGCGCCCGCAACCAGGAGCAGCCGCAACGCCTGCTGTTCACCTTTACCCAGGCGCAGGCCCAGCCTGGCGGCCAGGGCAAGTCCCTCACGCCCGTGATGTGCGCCGACAAACTGCCCGAGGAACTGGACAGCTTCGAGACGTTGAAGGAAGAGTCGAAACAGATGCAGACGCACTGGGACGTGGTCTTCGTGGCGGGACTGGCGGGGCGCGAGGGCCAGCCGCCCGCCGCGCAGGAATGCGAAGCACCGCTGCGCGCCATGGTGACGGCCATCGAGCAAGGCCGCATCGACAGCCTGCTGGCGTTTGACCGCAGCGGGGATTTGTTACGTTTTAGCTGA